In Pelosinus sp. UFO1, one genomic interval encodes:
- a CDS encoding DJ-1/PfpI family protein encodes MKTLLFVLKGFETMEFSVFVDVMGWARNDYGFDVPVVTCGFQKEVTSTFNIPILVDKIIDEINVNDYDALAIPGGFEEFGFYEEAYDERFLNLIREFDKQGKIIATVCVAALPVGKSGVLMGRKATTYHLRDAYRQKQLKEFGVDVVNEPIVEDKNIITSYCPETASGVAFKLLEKLTSIEKMEIVKHAMGFR; translated from the coding sequence ATGAAAACATTATTGTTTGTGCTGAAAGGATTTGAAACCATGGAATTCAGCGTTTTTGTTGATGTCATGGGATGGGCGAGAAATGACTATGGGTTTGATGTGCCAGTTGTCACATGTGGCTTTCAAAAAGAGGTAACCAGCACCTTTAACATTCCAATTTTAGTTGATAAAATAATTGATGAAATAAATGTTAATGATTATGACGCTTTGGCAATTCCGGGCGGGTTTGAGGAATTCGGATTCTACGAAGAAGCCTATGATGAACGATTTTTGAATCTTATTCGTGAGTTTGATAAACAAGGAAAAATAATTGCTACAGTTTGCGTAGCGGCGCTGCCCGTGGGGAAAAGTGGAGTGTTAATGGGACGAAAAGCCACTACCTATCATTTGCGGGATGCATATCGTCAAAAGCAGTTGAAAGAATTTGGTGTTGATGTAGTAAATGAGCCTATCGTCGAGGATAAAAATATCATTACCTCCTATTGTCCTGAAACTGCTTCAGGCGTAGCTTTTAAACTTTTAGAGAAGCTGACCTCTATAGAAAAAATGGAGATTGTAAAACATGCAATGGGCTTTAGATGA
- a CDS encoding S9 family peptidase: MKKRIVLLVLIVLICIQGIVFAAALETELVKIPLTVENKTFQLDAKIYKPVGEGPFPLLVINHGTPRLAEDRAKTNASVGYKNQCETFANLGFTVVFVVRRGFGSSEGEYVENKVYADGTRNYTKSGLEAAKDISATVEYMKTKQYVDSKRIVLLGQSTGGHSVIAAGALHIDGVIGIVNFAGGRGSYAPDLVRDEKNLINSMAHYGKTSRVPTIWLYSVNDHYFGPSLAQAMVNVYVGNGGQARFISLPTSGIDGHSSFVHARDNWYSHVVNFLSEIGAIKESL; encoded by the coding sequence TTGAAAAAAAGAATTGTATTGCTAGTTTTGATTGTACTGATTTGTATTCAAGGAATAGTCTTTGCTGCTGCTCTTGAAACGGAGTTGGTTAAGATTCCACTTACAGTAGAAAATAAAACGTTTCAGTTAGATGCAAAGATTTACAAACCAGTCGGAGAGGGACCGTTTCCTCTACTGGTGATTAACCATGGAACACCCCGTCTTGCTGAAGACAGGGCAAAAACAAACGCTTCGGTTGGATATAAAAATCAGTGTGAGACATTTGCTAACTTAGGATTTACAGTAGTATTTGTTGTACGTCGAGGTTTCGGTAGTTCGGAAGGGGAATATGTTGAAAACAAGGTTTATGCAGATGGGACGCGTAATTATACTAAATCAGGGTTAGAAGCGGCAAAAGATATTAGCGCTACTGTTGAATATATGAAAACTAAGCAGTATGTCGACAGCAAGAGAATCGTTTTATTAGGGCAATCTACAGGAGGGCATTCTGTGATTGCTGCAGGGGCGCTACATATTGATGGTGTTATTGGGATTGTAAACTTCGCTGGTGGGAGGGGGTCTTATGCCCCAGACTTAGTACGCGATGAGAAAAACTTAATTAATTCGATGGCTCATTATGGGAAAACTTCAAGGGTGCCTACGATATGGCTATATTCAGTGAATGATCATTACTTTGGACCGTCTCTTGCTCAAGCAATGGTAAACGTCTATGTAGGTAATGGCGGGCAAGCAAGGTTCATTTCATTACCAACATCTGGAATAGATGGTCATAGTTCGTTTGTGCATGCTCGTGATAACTGGTATTCACATGTTGTAAATTTCTTAAGTGAAATTGGAGCTATAAAAGAGAGCTTATAG
- the rsgA gene encoding ribosome small subunit-dependent GTPase A produces MSKIDMSNLGFSQRFITESTLYDNLYVGRIISQYKDLYKVVTGSGEVTASISGKFRFAVKTSSDYPAVGDFAMLDRNDDIGGNAIIHHILTRKSAFIRKAAGTSNEEQVVASNIDTVFICMSLNNDFNLRRLERYLGVAWDSRAIPVIVLTKADLCDNLPEKLVKLDAVACGVDVLVTSSMNQDGFLSVNNYIGSGKTIAFIGSSGVGKSTLINKLMGKNALETQEIRNDDKGRHTTTRRELIILPSGGVVIDTPGMRELGVESADLSKTFSDIDDLSTECKFHDCTHTNEPNCAVQKAINDGLLSNERLANYVKLKKEAKYEGLNSKQIEAEKISTMFAETGGMKNARKFIKEKNNKRRGF; encoded by the coding sequence ATGAGTAAAATAGATATGAGTAATTTAGGATTCAGCCAAAGATTTATTACCGAGTCAACATTATATGACAATCTCTATGTGGGTCGTATAATTTCCCAATACAAAGACTTATACAAGGTTGTAACAGGAAGTGGTGAGGTAACTGCTTCTATTTCCGGGAAGTTTCGTTTTGCTGTCAAAACCTCATCGGATTACCCTGCAGTTGGTGACTTCGCTATGCTCGACCGAAATGACGACATCGGCGGAAATGCAATTATTCACCACATTCTGACAAGAAAAAGCGCTTTTATTAGAAAGGCTGCGGGGACATCAAATGAGGAACAGGTGGTAGCATCAAATATTGATACGGTTTTTATCTGTATGTCGCTTAATAATGATTTTAATCTCCGTAGGTTAGAACGCTATCTTGGTGTTGCCTGGGACAGTCGAGCAATTCCGGTTATCGTCCTTACTAAGGCTGACTTATGTGATAATCTCCCTGAAAAGTTGGTAAAACTTGATGCTGTTGCCTGTGGTGTTGATGTGCTTGTTACTTCTAGTATGAATCAAGATGGATTCTTATCTGTCAATAATTATATTGGAAGCGGCAAAACTATTGCATTTATCGGCTCATCTGGTGTTGGGAAATCAACCTTGATCAATAAGCTCATGGGCAAAAACGCCCTTGAAACTCAAGAAATAAGAAATGATGATAAAGGCAGGCATACTACTACCAGACGGGAACTCATTATTCTTCCAAGCGGCGGCGTCGTTATTGATACCCCGGGGATGAGAGAACTTGGGGTTGAAAGTGCTGACCTATCAAAAACTTTTTCCGATATAGATGACCTTTCAACAGAGTGTAAATTTCATGATTGCACTCATACGAATGAGCCCAATTGTGCGGTACAAAAGGCCATAAACGATGGCTTATTATCTAATGAGCGGCTCGCAAATTATGTAAAGCTAAAAAAAGAGGCTAAGTATGAGGGCTTAAATTCTAAGCAGATTGAAGCTGAAAAGATTTCCACCATGTTCGCTGAAACAGGCGGAATGAAAAATGCACGAAAGTTTATCAAAGAGAAAAACAACAAAAGACGGGGTTTTTAA
- a CDS encoding ABC transporter ATP-binding protein — protein MPAEPLLEVRNLKKYFTVATDFWGKPTSCLKAVDDVNFSIRAGETLGLVGESGCGKSTTGRTIIGLYQPTEGDVLYKGKSVAAGGKNQPLYRDIQMIFQDPYASLNPRMTVGDIVGEPLDIHKLAVGTERSTRIMELLSLVGLNKEHANRFPHEFSGGQRQRIGVARALAVNPSLIICDEPISALDVSIQAQVVNLLEKLQRELGLTYLFIAHDLAMVKHISTRVAVMYLGKIVELAETPQLYGSPQHPYTQALLAAIPIPDPTVEAARKRVPLEGDVPNPIHPPSGCRFRTRCPHVMSVCAEEEPKLIDRDGHFVACHLKK, from the coding sequence ATGCCAGCAGAACCATTATTGGAGGTTCGCAATTTAAAAAAATATTTCACGGTAGCAACTGATTTTTGGGGAAAACCTACAAGCTGTTTAAAAGCAGTTGATGATGTAAATTTTAGTATTAGAGCAGGGGAAACCTTAGGTCTAGTCGGGGAAAGTGGCTGCGGTAAGTCTACTACAGGTCGCACGATTATTGGTCTGTATCAGCCAACAGAAGGAGATGTCTTATATAAAGGCAAATCTGTTGCTGCTGGTGGTAAAAATCAGCCCCTATACCGTGATATACAAATGATATTTCAAGATCCCTACGCTTCTCTGAATCCGCGGATGACGGTAGGAGATATTGTCGGCGAGCCACTGGATATTCATAAGCTTGCTGTCGGCACAGAACGAAGTACTCGTATTATGGAGTTATTAAGTCTAGTAGGGCTCAATAAAGAACACGCCAACCGTTTTCCCCATGAGTTCAGTGGTGGACAACGGCAGAGAATCGGCGTTGCCAGAGCATTAGCCGTCAATCCGAGCCTCATTATTTGCGATGAACCTATTTCTGCCTTGGATGTTTCCATTCAGGCTCAAGTAGTCAATTTACTAGAAAAGTTGCAGAGGGAGCTAGGGCTTACCTATTTATTCATTGCTCATGACTTGGCGATGGTCAAGCATATTAGTACACGGGTAGCCGTGATGTATTTAGGGAAAATTGTGGAACTTGCTGAGACCCCGCAGTTATACGGTTCACCACAGCATCCTTATACACAGGCATTACTCGCTGCTATTCCTATTCCTGATCCAACAGTAGAAGCCGCTAGAAAGCGCGTACCTTTAGAGGGAGATGTACCCAATCCAATTCATCCGCCTTCAGGTTGTCGCTTTCGTACCCGCTGCCCCCATGTCATGTCAGTCTGTGCTGAAGAAGAACCAAAGTTGATTGATAGAGATGGGCATTTTGTAGCATGTCATTTAAAAAAATGA
- the pssA gene encoding CDP-diacylglycerol--serine O-phosphatidyltransferase, with translation MTIIIKSAIPNSLTLANLGCGIMSIMMLFQVNYIWSCFFILLACLADRYDGLVARRLNVSSELGKELDSLADLISFGVAPSILAFNLYGFSQLGIWGYILVLLFPMAGAYRLARFNVTEFDGEFYGIPITFAGMFMALYCLATINFLLPLGITVILIITLSYLMVCKRKFKKF, from the coding sequence GTGACAATCATAATAAAAAGTGCTATACCGAATTCATTGACTCTTGCCAATTTAGGGTGTGGCATAATGTCTATCATGATGCTATTTCAAGTAAATTACATATGGTCTTGCTTTTTTATATTATTAGCATGTCTCGCGGACCGGTATGATGGACTCGTTGCTAGACGTCTAAATGTATCAAGTGAATTAGGAAAAGAGCTTGATTCTCTAGCCGATTTAATTTCTTTTGGCGTTGCCCCTTCTATTCTTGCTTTTAATCTTTATGGATTTTCCCAATTGGGGATTTGGGGATATATATTGGTATTATTATTCCCAATGGCTGGTGCTTATAGATTAGCTAGATTCAACGTGACTGAATTTGACGGAGAATTTTATGGTATTCCTATAACTTTTGCTGGTATGTTTATGGCCCTATACTGCCTAGCTACAATAAACTTCTTATTACCTTTAGGAATTACTGTAATATTAATAATTACTTTATCTTATCTTATGGTCTGCAAACGCAAATTTAAAAAATTCTAA
- a CDS encoding ABC transporter permease, whose translation MNLELFKPAIYNQAADITRPSITYWQDAWMRLQKNKMAMAGLYIVVFVILIAAIGPVLSHASYSDQDLSQANQSPSIEHWFGTDNLGRDLFIRVLYGARISMSIGIVASLLNFTVGVLYGGIAGFSGGKVDRYMMNIVDVLYSIPVLLYVILLMVVLKPGLTNIFIALGISYWLQMARIVRGQILGLKEQEYVLAARTIGASNWRILLRHLIPNTMGPIIITMTLAIPTAIFTEAFLSFIGLGVSAPMASWGVLASEGITSLRSYPFQLFFPAMAISVTMLAFNFLGDGLRDALDPRMRR comes from the coding sequence GTGAATCTAGAATTATTTAAGCCAGCTATTTATAATCAGGCTGCTGACATTACTAGACCAAGTATTACGTATTGGCAGGATGCCTGGATGCGTTTACAAAAAAATAAAATGGCTATGGCAGGGCTATACATTGTTGTTTTTGTCATTCTAATAGCAGCAATCGGACCTGTATTGTCTCATGCTTCTTATTCAGACCAGGATTTATCACAGGCAAATCAATCTCCGAGTATTGAACACTGGTTTGGTACGGATAACTTGGGACGAGATCTCTTTATTCGCGTATTGTATGGCGCCCGCATTTCCATGTCTATTGGAATTGTTGCCAGTTTACTTAACTTTACTGTTGGTGTGTTGTATGGCGGCATAGCGGGTTTTTCAGGCGGCAAAGTTGACAGATATATGATGAACATCGTGGACGTTCTATATAGCATTCCTGTTTTACTATATGTAATATTGCTGATGGTAGTGTTGAAGCCAGGACTAACCAATATTTTTATTGCCTTAGGGATTTCCTACTGGCTACAGATGGCTCGTATTGTACGTGGTCAAATACTAGGTCTCAAAGAACAGGAATATGTGTTGGCGGCCAGGACAATTGGTGCGAGTAATTGGCGTATACTGCTTCGGCATTTGATCCCCAATACTATGGGACCCATTATTATTACTATGACCTTGGCAATACCAACGGCTATTTTTACGGAAGCATTTTTAAGCTTTATTGGACTTGGCGTTTCTGCGCCAATGGCTAGCTGGGGCGTACTGGCTTCTGAGGGAATTACCAGTTTGCGTTCCTACCCTTTTCAACTGTTTTTCCCGGCGATGGCGATCAGCGTTACGATGCTTGCATTTAACTTTCTCGGGGATGGTCTGCGCGATGCCTTAGATCCTCGTATGCGGCGTTAG
- a CDS encoding helix-turn-helix domain-containing protein: MEKCEEINFDCPVIYTLSVLGGKWKWLIIYILSAHGILRYGELKRKLPGITHKMLSQQLKELETDQLIDRKEYHQIPPKVEYSLTQKGETLVPILDLMCDWGELNWPKANLSFPKE, translated from the coding sequence ATGGAAAAATGTGAGGAAATTAACTTCGATTGCCCTGTAATATATACTTTGTCTGTGCTCGGTGGCAAATGGAAGTGGTTAATCATTTATATATTATCCGCGCACGGGATCTTAAGATACGGGGAGTTGAAGAGAAAACTCCCAGGTATTACTCACAAAATGCTGAGCCAACAACTTAAAGAATTAGAAACTGATCAATTGATTGATCGCAAAGAATATCACCAAATTCCGCCTAAAGTTGAATACTCTTTAACCCAAAAAGGAGAGACACTCGTTCCTATTTTGGACCTCATGTGTGACTGGGGCGAATTGAATTGGCCAAAGGCCAACCTTAGCTTTCCGAAGGAATAG
- a CDS encoding ABC transporter ATP-binding protein codes for MKTLLKVQNLAVSFDTYAGEVKAVQKVSFSVKAGEAIGIVGESGCGKSVTAHAIMGLIPSPPGRIVEGSILFDGVDLLGKSNKEMEKIRGNEIGMIFQDPMSSLNPVLTIGRQIAESLELHQKMSKKEALVKAVEMLRVVGIPCPEERVKNYPHQFSGGMRQRAMIAMALACNPKLLIADEPTTALDVTIQAQILDLIKSLNQKFNTSVIMISHDLGVIASLCSRVIVMYAGRIAESGSVYDVFHNPQHPYTWGLLKSLPRTDVSTKEPLAVIDGQPPDLLNLPKGCPFSPRCPHVMQVCMEMYPEDSMINEHHMTRCWLQHESAPKNRREVTV; via the coding sequence ATGAAAACATTATTAAAAGTACAAAATTTAGCAGTATCCTTTGATACTTATGCTGGTGAAGTGAAGGCAGTTCAGAAGGTTAGTTTTTCAGTTAAGGCTGGGGAAGCGATTGGTATTGTTGGAGAGTCAGGTTGCGGCAAGAGTGTGACGGCTCATGCGATCATGGGGCTAATCCCTAGTCCCCCGGGAAGAATTGTGGAAGGTAGCATCCTATTTGATGGTGTGGATTTATTGGGAAAATCAAATAAGGAAATGGAAAAAATCCGCGGTAATGAAATCGGTATGATCTTTCAAGATCCTATGAGTTCTTTAAATCCCGTTTTAACCATTGGAAGACAGATTGCTGAATCCCTAGAGCTTCATCAAAAAATGTCAAAGAAGGAAGCTTTGGTGAAGGCTGTAGAGATGCTAAGAGTGGTAGGCATTCCTTGTCCAGAAGAACGAGTTAAAAATTATCCTCATCAGTTCAGTGGTGGCATGAGGCAGAGGGCGATGATTGCCATGGCATTGGCATGTAACCCGAAGCTATTGATTGCCGATGAGCCAACGACTGCCTTAGATGTTACCATTCAAGCACAAATCCTGGATTTGATAAAAAGTCTCAATCAGAAATTTAATACGTCTGTTATTATGATTTCCCACGATTTAGGAGTTATCGCCAGTCTATGCAGTCGGGTGATTGTCATGTATGCCGGTAGAATTGCGGAGAGTGGTTCTGTATATGATGTGTTTCACAACCCTCAGCATCCCTATACATGGGGTTTGCTAAAATCTCTACCGCGGACGGATGTAAGCACCAAGGAACCTTTGGCGGTTATTGATGGACAGCCACCTGACTTATTGAACCTACCAAAGGGGTGTCCATTTTCTCCCCGTTGCCCTCACGTTATGCAGGTGTGTATGGAAATGTATCCAGAGGATAGTATGATCAATGAACATCATATGACTCGTTGCTGGTTACAACATGAGAGCGCACCTAAAAATAGGCGGGAGGTGACGGTATAA
- a CDS encoding flavodoxin family protein gives MLKNILVLTGSPRKGGNSDKLADAFIAGAQQAGHTTVKYATADKRIKGCIDCQTCFKKGTACSIPDDFSELAPLLEQADMIVFATPMYWFSFPAQLKAAIDKFYSFLISKRTLKIKDCALLVTGGDKDESNYEGIVTSYKLIARFLGWKDSGVIIVPGLHDKDDILKTDGLKRAEALGKNIL, from the coding sequence ATGTTAAAAAATATACTCGTCTTAACAGGTAGCCCTAGAAAAGGTGGCAATAGCGATAAGCTGGCAGATGCATTTATTGCCGGCGCCCAGCAGGCGGGACACACGACTGTAAAATATGCAACCGCCGATAAAAGAATTAAGGGATGTATAGACTGTCAGACTTGTTTCAAAAAGGGTACAGCTTGTTCGATTCCGGACGATTTTAGTGAGCTTGCGCCGCTTTTGGAGCAAGCCGATATGATTGTGTTCGCAACACCAATGTACTGGTTCTCGTTTCCGGCACAGCTGAAAGCTGCTATTGACAAGTTCTATTCATTTTTAATTTCAAAGAGGACATTAAAGATAAAGGACTGCGCACTTCTAGTCACCGGAGGCGATAAAGATGAATCTAATTACGAGGGTATTGTTACGTCCTATAAACTAATTGCTAGATTCCTGGGTTGGAAGGATAGCGGCGTAATCATTGTACCGGGTCTTCATGATAAAGATGATATTCTGAAAACTGACGGACTAAAGAGAGCTGAAGCATTGGGGAAAAACATACTTTGA